Proteins encoded by one window of Cytobacillus sp. IB215665:
- a CDS encoding chemotaxis protein, which yields MATNNGILLESGTNELEIVEFGIGNNKFGINVIKVKEIINPVVVTEVPHVHPNVEGIIELRGEVLPVVDVAKALGFPKSTNPKLDKFIVAEFNQQKIVFHVHTVTQIHRISWDKIEKPSDMYQGLESQIIGVVKMESDMLLLLDFEKIVVDINPDSGVNVNKVKKLGKRERSSKRLVIAEDSPLLRKQLEDTLKEAGFSNLEFFENGKEALAYLEETINAGKEITEVVQLVITDIEMPQMDGHHLTRRIKEDKKLSKLPVVIFSSLITDDLRHKGQMVGAEGQVSKPEIAQLVHLIDELII from the coding sequence ATGGCTACAAATAATGGTATATTACTAGAAAGTGGTACAAATGAATTAGAAATAGTAGAATTCGGTATTGGTAACAATAAATTTGGTATCAATGTTATAAAAGTTAAAGAGATTATTAATCCAGTTGTGGTTACAGAAGTACCACATGTACACCCAAACGTAGAAGGAATTATTGAGTTGCGTGGGGAGGTTCTTCCAGTTGTAGATGTTGCTAAGGCACTTGGGTTCCCTAAGTCGACTAATCCAAAACTTGATAAGTTTATCGTTGCTGAATTTAATCAACAAAAAATTGTATTTCACGTTCATACCGTTACACAGATTCATCGGATTTCTTGGGATAAAATTGAAAAGCCTTCAGATATGTACCAAGGTTTAGAAAGTCAAATAATTGGTGTTGTAAAAATGGAGAGTGACATGTTATTGTTGCTCGATTTTGAAAAGATTGTTGTTGACATTAACCCAGATTCGGGTGTGAATGTGAATAAAGTGAAAAAGTTAGGTAAACGAGAGAGATCATCTAAAAGGCTCGTCATTGCTGAAGATTCACCTTTATTAAGGAAACAGTTAGAAGACACGTTAAAAGAAGCTGGCTTCAGTAACCTTGAGTTTTTTGAAAATGGTAAAGAAGCATTAGCTTACTTGGAGGAGACAATTAACGCAGGAAAAGAGATAACAGAGGTAGTACAGCTCGTAATAACTGACATAGAAATGCCTCAAATGGACGGTCATCATTTAACTAGACGCATTAAAGAGGATAAGAAATTATCAAAATTACCAGTAGTCATTTTTTCTTCTTTAATAACGGACGACCTTCGTCACAAAGGGCAAATGGTAGGTGCAGAAGGACAAGTGAGTAAACCGGAAATTGCCCAATTAGTGCATTTAATAGATGAGTTAATAATTTAA
- a CDS encoding DUF1405 domain-containing protein, with protein sequence MRWIIQALGQRWVLFSLLVINTLGTIYGYYWYRWQLYATPPKYLIFVPDSPTASLFFVFVLVAFLLKKNWGLIEALAIVTLFKYGIWAVVMNILVYFELGSLDFASLMLIFSHGAMALQGLLFAPFYRIKWYHLAIASVWTLHNDVIDYVFGMLPWYHVLNEYVQQIGYFTFWLSITSIAITYVLCVKKDRFVLSIT encoded by the coding sequence ATGAGATGGATCATCCAAGCTTTAGGACAGAGATGGGTACTATTTAGTTTATTAGTCATTAATACACTAGGTACAATATATGGTTACTATTGGTATAGGTGGCAATTATATGCAACACCTCCAAAATACCTTATTTTTGTGCCAGATAGTCCTACTGCGTCATTATTTTTCGTTTTTGTTCTCGTGGCCTTTTTACTTAAAAAGAATTGGGGTCTAATTGAAGCGTTAGCTATCGTCACTTTATTTAAGTATGGCATTTGGGCTGTTGTCATGAATATACTAGTATATTTTGAGTTAGGTTCACTGGATTTTGCTAGTTTGATGCTAATCTTTTCACATGGTGCCATGGCGTTGCAAGGGTTACTTTTTGCGCCTTTTTACCGCATAAAATGGTATCATTTAGCAATCGCTAGTGTGTGGACTTTACATAATGATGTTATTGATTATGTTTTTGGTATGTTACCTTGGTATCACGTGTTAAATGAATATGTACAACAAATTGGGTATTTTACATTTTGGCTTAGTATAACATCTATTGCCATTACGTATGTTCTTTGTGTGAAAAAAGATAGGTTTGTGTTGAGCATAACGTAA
- the ypjB gene encoding sporulation protein YpjB yields MNRRMMLLLVLILLVLPSNKYAAEIEHWKKLDEIADEALQMVKSERYDDAKSLLEHFTNEFLQFSSSDKPYTMDELRVITITHNNAVEAVTKTALSHEERIRKVVQFRLVIDAIISEHQPLWVEMEHSTMKYFHQMKGAIEQDDTETFQYMLNLFLNKYEVIQPSIKVDVNPEWVTRVDSHIRFLESNQHISLEKTKQIQQLDQMEADLNELFNAVKDDDTDPSLLWVMISIGSVILLSLSYAGWKKYKADKVKQQSRKKLND; encoded by the coding sequence ATGAATAGACGTATGATGTTGTTGTTAGTACTAATACTATTAGTATTGCCAAGTAATAAATACGCTGCGGAAATAGAGCATTGGAAAAAACTTGATGAAATAGCTGATGAAGCTTTACAGATGGTGAAAAGTGAGAGATATGACGATGCAAAAAGTCTCTTGGAACACTTTACTAATGAATTTTTACAATTTAGTAGTAGTGATAAACCATATACTATGGATGAATTACGAGTGATAACAATTACACATAATAATGCTGTTGAAGCTGTAACTAAGACGGCTCTTTCTCATGAAGAAAGGATTAGAAAAGTTGTACAATTCCGATTGGTTATTGATGCTATCATTTCAGAGCATCAACCGTTATGGGTTGAAATGGAGCATTCGACAATGAAGTACTTTCATCAAATGAAAGGTGCAATTGAGCAAGATGATACTGAAACATTTCAATATATGTTGAATTTATTCTTAAATAAATATGAAGTTATTCAACCTAGTATTAAGGTCGATGTTAATCCTGAGTGGGTAACGAGAGTGGATAGCCATATTCGTTTTCTAGAATCAAATCAACATATTAGTTTGGAAAAAACTAAACAAATTCAACAACTTGATCAAATGGAAGCTGATTTAAATGAATTATTTAATGCAGTGAAGGATGATGATACTGATCCGTCGCTATTATGGGTAATGATTTCTATTGGAAGTGTTATTTTATTATCATTATCATATGCTGGATGGAAAAAATACAAAGCTGATAAGGTAAAACAACAGTCACGTAAAAAGCTAAATGATTGA
- a CDS encoding zinc metallopeptidase yields MWYIAYFALLIIIPIWAQMKVKGAYKKYSKVPSSSAMSGAQVARSILDANGLHDVNIEETRGVLSDHYDPRSKTVRLSSDNYHGHSLAGTAVAAHEVGHAIQDQQDYAFLRLRHSLVPVANIGSNFSWIIILAGIIFASANMLLLGIIFMAFAVLFQVVTLPVEFDASNRAMEQVVSLGVIRNEEERETKKVLNAAALTYVAAAAVAVLELVRFVLMYIGMSQDD; encoded by the coding sequence ATGTGGTACATCGCCTATTTTGCACTACTAATTATTATTCCTATTTGGGCTCAAATGAAGGTGAAGGGAGCGTATAAAAAATATTCTAAAGTCCCATCATCATCAGCAATGTCTGGAGCTCAAGTAGCTCGTAGCATATTGGATGCGAACGGCTTACACGATGTCAATATTGAGGAAACACGTGGAGTGCTGTCTGACCATTATGACCCACGTTCAAAAACAGTTCGTCTTTCGTCAGATAACTATCATGGTCATTCACTTGCTGGTACAGCTGTTGCGGCACATGAAGTTGGACATGCGATACAAGATCAACAGGATTATGCATTTTTACGATTAAGACATTCACTTGTTCCTGTAGCAAATATCGGTTCGAATTTTTCTTGGATAATTATTCTTGCAGGTATTATTTTTGCTTCAGCAAACATGCTGTTATTAGGTATCATCTTTATGGCATTTGCAGTGTTGTTTCAGGTGGTTACATTACCAGTTGAATTTGACGCCTCTAATCGTGCAATGGAGCAAGTGGTATCACTAGGTGTGATTAGAAACGAGGAAGAAAGAGAAACGAAGAAAGTGCTTAATGCAGCTGCATTAACATATGTTGCAGCGGCAGCGGTTGCTGTCTTAGAGCTTGTAAGATTTGTACTAATGTATATTGGTATGTCACAAGACGATTAA
- a CDS encoding YitT family protein has product MQLGIRTKNILFILLGSAIFAFGLVHFNMQNNLAEGGFTGITLLLFFTLKIDPAYSNLLLNIPMFILGWRLLGRQAFLYTVIGTVGLSVFLWIFQRYTIQMPLNEDLTLAALFAGVFIGVGLGIIFRFGGTTGGVDILARLAHKYIGWSMGKTMFLFDAAVITISLIVYLTYQEAMYTLVAVFVGARVIDFMQEGAYAAKGATIISDKNEEIAEKIMKEMDRGATFLKAQGSFSKIDKNVLYCVVGKNEIVRLKNVITSIDPHAFVAVSDVHDVLGEGFTLDENKKPLER; this is encoded by the coding sequence ATGCAATTAGGAATCAGAACTAAAAATATCTTATTTATTTTACTAGGATCAGCAATTTTCGCATTTGGACTCGTTCATTTTAATATGCAAAATAACCTTGCCGAAGGTGGATTTACTGGTATTACTTTGCTATTATTCTTTACTCTAAAAATAGATCCGGCATATTCAAATTTATTGTTAAATATTCCAATGTTTATTCTCGGTTGGAGGTTACTTGGCAGACAAGCATTTTTGTATACGGTCATTGGAACAGTGGGCTTGTCAGTCTTTTTATGGATTTTCCAGCGCTATACTATTCAAATGCCATTAAATGAGGATTTAACTTTAGCAGCATTATTTGCAGGAGTCTTTATCGGTGTTGGTTTAGGCATCATTTTTCGCTTTGGTGGAACTACCGGTGGTGTAGATATACTTGCTAGATTAGCACATAAATACATTGGCTGGAGCATGGGAAAAACAATGTTCTTATTTGATGCAGCAGTTATTACGATTTCACTTATCGTATATTTAACATATCAGGAAGCAATGTATACACTCGTTGCAGTATTTGTTGGAGCTCGTGTCATTGATTTCATGCAGGAAGGTGCATATGCTGCCAAAGGTGCTACGATTATCTCAGATAAAAATGAAGAAATAGCTGAAAAAATTATGAAGGAAATGGATAGAGGAGCAACCTTCTTGAAAGCACAGGGCTCATTTTCTAAAATTGATAAAAATGTCTTATATTGTGTTGTAGGAAAAAATGAAATCGTCCGCTTGAAGAACGTTATTACATCTATTGATCCTCACGCTTTCGTTGCAGTAAGTGATGTCCATGACGTATTAGGTGAAGGATTCACACTTGACGAAAATAAAAAACCACTTGAACGTTAA
- a CDS encoding nucleotide pyrophosphohydrolase, which produces MTKTLNEIQLEVDQYINQFKEGYFSPLAMLARMTEELGELAREINHYYGEKQKKDTENEREIQEELGDMLFVLICLANSLDINLETAHDRVMDKFQTRDKNRWTLKAKGE; this is translated from the coding sequence ATGACTAAAACGTTAAATGAAATCCAGCTTGAAGTTGATCAGTATATTAATCAATTTAAAGAAGGTTATTTTAGCCCATTAGCAATGCTGGCTAGAATGACTGAAGAGCTAGGAGAACTAGCACGTGAAATAAATCATTATTACGGTGAAAAGCAAAAGAAGGATACTGAGAATGAACGGGAAATTCAAGAAGAACTAGGTGATATGCTCTTTGTATTAATTTGTTTAGCAAATTCCCTCGACATAAATTTAGAAACTGCGCACGATCGTGTAATGGATAAATTTCAAACTAGAGATAAAAATCGCTGGACTTTAAAAGCGAAAGGAGAATGA
- the dapB gene encoding 4-hydroxy-tetrahydrodipicolinate reductase, producing the protein MGEQINIVLAGPRGRMGKEALHLIHNTKEFSLVGAVDRKHDGQLISDINGLPNMDTPIYTNLENCLQAHQADVLVDLTTPEIGKRHTEIALQYGVRPVVGTTGFSAEDLARVTELAASKKLGTIIAPNFAVGAVLMMKFSQMAAKYFPDIEIIELHHDQKLDAPSGTAIKTAQLISAEREAKQQGHPDEHEAVAGARGANIDGMHIHSVRLPGLIAHQQVLFGGNGQTLTIRHDSYNRESFMTGVKISIETVMKLDHLVYGLENIIA; encoded by the coding sequence ATGGGTGAACAAATTAACATTGTTCTTGCAGGCCCTAGAGGTAGAATGGGCAAAGAGGCCTTACATTTAATACATAATACAAAGGAATTTTCATTAGTAGGAGCGGTAGATCGCAAACATGATGGGCAACTTATCTCTGATATTAACGGTTTACCTAACATGGATACACCGATTTATACTAATTTAGAGAATTGTTTACAAGCTCACCAAGCAGACGTGTTAGTAGATTTGACGACACCAGAAATTGGTAAAAGACATACAGAAATAGCTTTACAATATGGTGTTAGACCTGTTGTTGGAACAACTGGTTTCTCAGCTGAAGACTTAGCAAGAGTTACTGAATTAGCTGCGAGCAAAAAACTTGGTACGATAATAGCCCCAAATTTTGCTGTTGGTGCTGTACTTATGATGAAATTTTCACAAATGGCTGCTAAATATTTTCCGGACATCGAAATTATTGAACTGCACCATGATCAGAAATTAGACGCTCCTTCTGGTACGGCTATAAAAACAGCACAATTGATATCAGCGGAGAGAGAGGCAAAACAACAAGGGCATCCTGATGAACATGAGGCAGTAGCGGGTGCTAGAGGAGCCAATATTGATGGGATGCATATACATAGTGTAAGACTACCTGGTTTGATAGCACATCAACAAGTATTATTTGGGGGAAATGGACAAACCTTAACAATTCGTCATGATTCATATAATAGAGAATCATTCATGACAGGCGTGAAGATTTCAATTGAAACTGTTATGAAACTTGATCACCTAGTATATGGATTAGAAAATATTATTGCATAA
- the mgsA gene encoding methylglyoxal synthase: MKIALVAHDKKKNDLIQFSTAYLSTLEKHELYATGTTGQKISEATNLKIHRFQSGPLGGDQEIGAMVANNKMDMVIFFRDPLTPQPHEPDVTALIRLCDVYAIPLATNMGTAEILVKGLERGEFQWRSIIHEQQGEQT, from the coding sequence ATGAAAATAGCACTTGTAGCCCATGATAAAAAGAAAAATGATTTAATTCAATTCTCAACAGCTTATTTATCGACATTGGAAAAACATGAACTTTATGCTACTGGTACGACAGGACAAAAAATTTCTGAAGCTACTAACTTGAAAATCCATCGCTTTCAATCAGGTCCACTTGGGGGTGACCAAGAAATTGGAGCGATGGTAGCAAACAATAAAATGGATATGGTCATATTTTTTCGTGACCCATTAACTCCGCAGCCTCATGAGCCAGACGTAACTGCTTTAATACGACTTTGTGATGTGTACGCGATTCCATTAGCAACAAATATGGGAACAGCTGAGATTTTGGTCAAAGGTCTAGAACGAGGAGAATTCCAGTGGCGCTCAATTATTCACGAACAACAAGGTGAACAGACATGA
- the bshB1 gene encoding bacillithiol biosynthesis deacetylase BshB1, producing MKLDMLAFGAHADDVEIGMGGTIAKYTNKGFKIGICDLTEAELSSNGTVDIRKQEAMQASAILSISERLNLQLPDRGLYKKEEYIKLIVEKIRFYRPNIVFAPYFDDRHPDHGNCAHLVEEAVFSAGIKNYEDNERLAAHKVSSLYFYMINGFHKPTFVIDISQTIEQKLNSLRAYKSQFTKVNDSIDTPLTNGYIETVKSRERLFGKEVGVDYAEGFISKKPLLMKHDLLGECK from the coding sequence ATGAAACTAGATATGCTCGCATTCGGTGCTCATGCTGATGATGTAGAAATTGGCATGGGTGGCACGATTGCCAAATATACTAATAAAGGATTCAAAATTGGCATATGTGATTTAACAGAAGCCGAGTTATCTTCAAACGGAACAGTTGATATTAGAAAGCAAGAGGCTATGCAGGCATCTGCGATACTATCTATTAGTGAACGATTAAACTTACAACTTCCTGATCGTGGTTTATACAAAAAAGAAGAATATATAAAGTTAATTGTTGAGAAAATTCGCTTCTATCGACCAAATATTGTTTTTGCACCTTATTTTGACGATCGGCATCCGGATCATGGGAATTGCGCACATCTTGTAGAAGAAGCAGTATTTTCAGCTGGAATTAAGAACTACGAAGATAACGAACGCTTAGCAGCACATAAAGTATCATCATTATATTTTTATATGATCAATGGCTTTCATAAACCTACTTTTGTAATTGATATATCACAAACTATAGAACAAAAGCTAAATAGTTTAAGAGCATATAAAAGTCAATTTACGAAGGTAAATGATTCAATTGATACTCCATTAACCAATGGATACATAGAGACAGTAAAAAGTAGAGAAAGATTATTCGGCAAAGAGGTTGGCGTTGATTATGCAGAAGGGTTTATTAGTAAAAAGCCTTTGCTTATGAAACATGATTTGTTAGGAGAGTGTAAATGA
- the bshA gene encoding N-acetyl-alpha-D-glucosaminyl L-malate synthase BshA: MKMKIGITCYPSVGGSGVIATELGKMLAERGHEIHFISSSMPFRLNKLYCNIYYHEVEINQYSVFKYAPYDLSLASKMAEVAKREQLDLLHVHYAIPHAVCAYLAKQMVGDEKLKIVTTLHGTDITVLGYDPSLSDMIKFGIENSDVVTAVSNSLVEQTYDLLDVKKEITTVYNFVDERVYSKKEAVQNLKAEYGIDEEDKVIIHVSNFRQVKRVTDVVKAFNIIAKQVKSKLLLIGDGPEVTVVCKLVNDLQLTDKVLFLGKQENVEELYSISDLTLLLSEKESFGLVLLEAFACGVPGIGTNIGGIPEVITPGENGYISQVGDIEDVAKKAVQILTDDQLHKQMSEAAVSTVKEKFHSTKIVEQYERLYFTLLNRSVDIVK, translated from the coding sequence ATGAAGATGAAAATTGGTATCACTTGTTACCCCTCAGTTGGAGGGTCGGGTGTTATTGCAACTGAGCTAGGAAAAATGTTAGCAGAAAGAGGGCATGAAATTCATTTTATTTCATCAAGCATGCCATTTAGGCTCAACAAGTTGTATTGTAATATTTATTATCATGAGGTAGAAATCAACCAATATTCTGTTTTTAAATATGCTCCCTATGACCTTTCATTAGCGTCAAAAATGGCAGAAGTAGCAAAACGTGAACAATTGGATTTATTACATGTTCATTATGCTATACCTCATGCTGTATGTGCTTATTTAGCTAAGCAAATGGTTGGAGATGAGAAGCTGAAAATTGTAACGACATTACACGGTACTGATATTACAGTTCTTGGCTATGACCCATCATTGAGTGATATGATAAAATTTGGAATAGAGAATTCAGATGTTGTTACAGCTGTTTCTAATTCACTTGTTGAGCAAACGTATGACTTACTTGATGTTAAGAAAGAAATTACCACTGTTTATAATTTTGTTGATGAGCGTGTTTATTCTAAAAAAGAAGCCGTCCAAAATTTAAAAGCTGAGTATGGGATAGACGAAGAAGATAAAGTTATTATCCATGTATCGAATTTTCGTCAGGTAAAAAGAGTCACTGATGTTGTAAAAGCATTCAATATCATTGCAAAACAAGTAAAGTCAAAACTGTTGCTAATCGGCGATGGCCCTGAGGTGACAGTTGTTTGTAAATTGGTAAACGATTTACAATTAACTGATAAAGTACTTTTTTTAGGTAAACAAGAAAATGTTGAGGAGTTATACTCAATTAGTGATTTAACACTACTCTTGTCTGAAAAGGAAAGTTTTGGCCTCGTATTACTTGAGGCATTCGCTTGTGGTGTGCCAGGTATTGGTACAAATATTGGTGGAATTCCAGAAGTAATCACGCCTGGAGAAAATGGCTACATTAGTCAGGTCGGAGATATAGAAGATGTTGCAAAGAAAGCAGTACAAATTCTGACAGATGATCAATTACACAAACAAATGTCTGAAGCAGCTGTTTCAACTGTAAAAGAAAAGTTTCATTCCACAAAAATAGTTGAACAATATGAACGTTTATATTTTACTTTACTAAACCGTAGTGTTGACATTGTTAAATAA
- a CDS encoding CCA tRNA nucleotidyltransferase: MLHDPFELPTYIIQTIQQAGFEAYFVGGAVRDMLLHREIGDVDIATSALPQQVIELFPKTIDVGIRHGTVVILHKGESFEVTTFRNEGDYEEHRRPKDVTFISSLSEDLQRRDFTINAIAMTAYGDLIDPFDGQADIQKQMIRCVGDATERFNEDGLRMLRAIRFVSQLSFFLSDDTKAGISRCNNILKHISVERITAEFEKIMRGNNSHIAFQLLAELKIYKFLPHCANKQSEFEQLAKYKWHLLQKNEEFWTLFTMLLKVETPGNFLRSWKLPVKIIRSVEINIHYYNMLLASEWTMTTLYQCGLEHAEQVERIRAVIHQNDGIERLHNIKKMYASLPIISRKQLAVNGNDLQAWFNKKPGPWLKEYINNIEMAIVNGEVENEVENIKEWLLHCNLKLENNC, encoded by the coding sequence ATGTTACATGATCCGTTTGAGCTACCAACATATATTATCCAAACAATACAGCAGGCAGGATTCGAAGCATATTTTGTTGGGGGAGCAGTAAGAGATATGTTATTACATCGTGAAATAGGTGACGTTGATATTGCAACATCAGCGTTACCTCAACAAGTTATAGAGCTGTTTCCGAAGACAATTGATGTTGGTATCCGCCACGGTACAGTTGTAATCCTTCATAAAGGTGAATCATTTGAAGTAACTACATTTCGTAATGAAGGGGATTATGAGGAACATCGACGTCCTAAGGACGTTACGTTTATTAGCTCTCTTTCGGAAGATTTACAGAGGCGTGACTTTACAATTAATGCAATTGCAATGACAGCCTATGGAGACTTAATTGATCCTTTTGATGGTCAAGCTGATATACAAAAACAGATGATTCGTTGTGTAGGTGACGCAACAGAACGATTTAATGAAGATGGCTTACGGATGTTACGAGCTATACGCTTTGTTAGTCAACTTTCCTTTTTCTTAAGTGATGATACGAAAGCTGGTATAAGCCGATGTAACAACATATTAAAACATATTTCTGTTGAAAGAATTACAGCTGAGTTTGAAAAAATTATGAGAGGAAATAATAGTCATATAGCTTTTCAATTACTAGCTGAACTTAAAATATATAAATTTTTGCCTCATTGTGCGAATAAACAAAGCGAATTTGAACAACTGGCAAAGTATAAATGGCACTTACTTCAAAAAAACGAAGAGTTTTGGACTTTATTCACAATGTTATTAAAAGTGGAAACACCAGGAAATTTTTTACGTTCGTGGAAATTGCCAGTAAAAATAATTAGAAGTGTTGAAATAAACATACATTATTATAATATGTTATTAGCATCAGAATGGACAATGACTACACTGTATCAATGTGGACTAGAACATGCAGAACAAGTTGAGCGTATAAGAGCTGTTATACATCAAAATGATGGTATAGAAAGGCTGCATAATATAAAAAAAATGTACGCTAGTTTACCAATCATTTCTCGAAAGCAGTTAGCAGTTAATGGAAATGACCTGCAAGCTTGGTTTAATAAAAAACCTGGTCCTTGGTTAAAAGAATATATTAACAATATCGAGATGGCAATTGTAAATGGAGAGGTTGAAAATGAGGTAGAGAACATAAAGGAGTGGCTGTTACATTGCAATCTGAAACTAGAAAACAATTGTTAG
- a CDS encoding biotin--[acetyl-CoA-carboxylase] ligase — protein sequence MAVTLQSETRKQLLEAFTGAGDEFISGQKISELLGCTRTAVWKHIEDLRNEGYELEAVRRKGYRITKKPNKISSNEIQLGLQTKVMGRNVQFHEKVTSTQRVAHTLAHEGVKEGTIVLAEEQTEGRGRLNRSWFSPEGTGIWMSLIVRPNIPPQQAPQLTLLTAVAVAQGIEELTHLSPKIKWPNDILVNGKKVVGVLTELQAEPECIHSVIIGVGINVNQQTSDFPEGIDKTATSLAIETGNKLNRAELIQHILLKFEKLYFEYLKHGFLFVKLLWESYAVSIGKNIVVTTLNETKKGEALGITDEGVLMMKDEMDNIHYIHSADISIM from the coding sequence GTGGCTGTTACATTGCAATCTGAAACTAGAAAACAATTGTTAGAAGCTTTCACCGGTGCTGGAGATGAATTTATATCAGGGCAAAAAATAAGTGAACTACTTGGTTGCACTCGAACGGCTGTTTGGAAACATATTGAAGATTTACGTAACGAAGGGTATGAGCTAGAGGCAGTCCGTCGAAAAGGCTACAGAATTACCAAAAAACCTAATAAGATCTCAAGTAACGAAATACAACTTGGTTTACAAACAAAAGTAATGGGTAGGAACGTGCAGTTTCATGAGAAAGTTACTTCAACACAAAGGGTTGCTCATACACTTGCACATGAAGGTGTAAAGGAAGGAACGATCGTTCTAGCTGAAGAGCAAACAGAAGGTCGAGGCAGACTGAATAGATCTTGGTTCTCTCCAGAGGGGACAGGAATTTGGATGAGTTTAATAGTCAGACCTAATATTCCTCCTCAACAAGCACCTCAGCTTACATTGCTCACAGCTGTAGCTGTTGCACAAGGTATTGAAGAACTTACTCATTTGTCGCCTAAAATTAAGTGGCCTAATGATATTTTAGTGAATGGTAAAAAGGTAGTGGGTGTATTAACAGAGCTTCAAGCTGAGCCTGAGTGCATTCATTCTGTTATCATTGGTGTTGGAATAAATGTCAATCAACAAACAAGTGATTTTCCAGAAGGGATTGACAAAACTGCCACATCATTAGCGATAGAAACTGGGAACAAACTCAATCGAGCTGAATTGATTCAACACATCCTATTAAAGTTTGAAAAGTTGTATTTTGAGTATTTAAAACACGGCTTTTTATTCGTTAAGCTGTTATGGGAAAGTTATGCAGTAAGTATTGGTAAAAATATTGTAGTAACAACGTTAAATGAAACGAAGAAAGGTGAAGCTTTAGGTATTA